A DNA window from Trypanosoma brucei brucei TREU927 chromosome 10, whole genome shotgun sequence contains the following coding sequences:
- a CDS encoding small GTPase, putative (similar to PIR:T09134: GB|AAC32772.1|GP|3452213|AF031926 GTP-binding protein homolog RAB1 - Trypanosoma brucei {Trypanosoma brucei;}), protein MLKRGGLNGVKVIVIGDGNVGKSSLLRRFVTGTFSNQYNRTVGVEYMEKSVCLRQRSTTVNLFLWDTAGQETVSSVKDIYYLDAAVAILVFSTDSSESFARIEMWKRCVERVCGSIPMVLCQTKFDLARQAAVVAEEVEKLAVKLQLPLFRVSTKDGFNVTQLFEYVAAMCVSEAPGGECGPSGKLKSEADGNGSTGAGNAGKSSKSGGAGKKSSKKSKKKKCSVM, encoded by the coding sequence ATGTTGAAGAGAGGTGGGTTAAACGGAGTGAAAGTAATTGTGATTGGTGATGGGAATGTTGGGAAATCGTCTTTGCTGCGGCGCTTCGTCACGGGCACATTTAGTAATCAGTACAATAGGACTGTCGGTGTGGAGTATATGGAGAAGAGCGTTTGCCTCCGTCAACGTAGCACGACAGTGAACCTCTTTCTTTGGGATACGGCTGGGCAAGAAACAGTTAGTTCTGTAAAGGATATCTATTACCTTGATGCCGCGGTGGCTATCCTGGTTTTCAGCACCGACAGTAGCGAGAGTTTTGCGAGAATAGAGATGTGGAAGAGGTGCGTTGagcgtgtgtgtggaagcATACCAATGGTTCTGTGCCAGACAAAGTTTGATCTTGCACGGCAGGCCGCTGTAGTGGCTGAAGAGGTGGAGAAACTCGCTGTTAAGTTGCAGTTGCCTTTGTTTCGCGTCTCTACGAAGGATGGATTTAATGTCACCCAGTTGTTCGAGTACGTGGCAGCAATGTGCGTTAGCGAGGCACCGGGGGGCGAATGTGGACCGAGCGGCAAATTAAAGAGTGAGGCGGATGGAAACGGCTCCACAGGTGCGGGGAACGCAGGGAAGTCATCGAAATCTGGTGGAGCGGGGAAGAAGTCGTCCAAAAagtcaaagaagaaaaagtgcaGTGTTATGTAG
- a CDS encoding glucose transporter: protein MTERRDNVSHAPDAIEGPNDGAHAEDTSPGFFSLENLGVAQVQVVGGTLNGFSIGFVAVYILLYEVATNCSLFKTTEACKAVGSYGCEWKDTEVCSWKKECDSDSDGVNPCESLIGYSSLYSGIFASAMIVGSMVGSIIAGKCITMFGLKKSFIIVGVMSVVASALNHISVATNEFWVLCAGRVLMGIGLGVVCVICPMYVNENAHPKLSKVDGVLFQVFITFGIMLAAMLGLILDKTVNYDNDPDMAGRFHGFCAVSSVLSVAMFLVGMFLRESTATFSQDDDGKADGGMDPNEYGWGQMLWPLFMGAVTAGTLQLTGINAVMNYAPKITENLGMDPSLGNFLVMAWNFVTSLAAIPLASRFTMRQMFITCSFVASCMCLFLCGIPVFPGVAEEKVKNGVATTGIALFIAAFEFGVGSCFFVLAQDLFPPSFRPKGSSFVVMMQFIFNILINLLYPITTEAISGGPTGDQDKGQAVVFILFGLIGLICFVLQFFYLYPYDANQDHENDHGTEPVERIASPVDVPTPRN from the coding sequence ATGACTGAGCGTCGTGATAACGTTTCCCACGCACCTGATGCCATCGAGGGCCCAAACGATGGTGCTCACGCCGAGGACACATCACCGGGTTTTTTCTCACTCGAGAATCTTGGTGTGGCGCAGGTACAAGTCGTCGGAGGAACTCTGAACGGATTTTCCATCGGCTTTGTTGCTGTGTACATCCTTCTCTATGAAGTGGCGACGAATTGTTCATTATTCAAGACTACGGAAGCGTGCAAGGCCGTGGGTTCTTATGGATGTGAGTGGAAGGATACGGAAGTGTGCTCATGGAAGAAGGAATGTGACTCCGATTCCGATGGTGTCAATCCATGCGAAAGCCTTATTGGGTACAGCTCGCTTTACAGCGGTATCTTTGCTTCTGCCATGATCGTTGGTTCAATGGTTGGGTCGATTATAGCCGGGAAGTGCATCACTATGTTTGGACTGAAGAAATCATTCATCATTGTTGGCGTCATGAGTGTTGTGGCGTCTGCACTGAACCACATATCCGTGGCAACGAATGAGTTTTGGGTTCTATGCGCTGGACGAGTGCTCATGGGTATCGGTCTCGGCGTTGTTTGCGTTATTTGCCCCATGTATGTGAATGAGAACGCACATCCCAAACTCTCTAAGGTGGACGGTGTGTTGTTTCAGGTGTTCATCACGTTTGGGATTATGCTTGCCGCGATGCTGGGTCTGATTTTGGACAAAACGGTTAACTATGATAATGACCCCGACATGGCTGGGCGTTTTCACGGTTTTTGTGCAGTGTCATCCGTACTCTCCGTCGCCATGTTCCTAGTGGGCATGTTCCTCCGCGAAAGCACTGCAACATTTTCCCAAGACGATGATGGTAAGGCTGATGGCGGAATGGACCCCAACGAGTATGGCTGGGGGCAGATGTTGTGGCCACTGTTCATGGGCGCTGTAACCGCTGGTACGCTGCAgctgactgggatcaacgcGGTAATGAACTATGCGCCGAAGATTACAGAGAACCTCGGAATGGACCCATCACTTGGCAACTTTCTGGTTATGGCATGGAATTTTGTGACATCCCTTGCGGCTATTCCACTTGCGTCACGCTTTACGATGCGTCAAATGTTTATCACCTGTTCCTTTGTTGCGTCATGTATGTGCTTGTTCCTATGTGGAATCCCAGTGTTCCCCGGTGTTGCTGAAGAAAAGGTGAAGAATGGTGTGGCAACTACTGGTATCGCCCTGTTCATAGCTGCATTTGAGTTTGGTGTTGGGTCGTGCTTCTTCGTGCTTGCACAGGACCTTTTCCCACCATCATTCCGACCTAAGGGCTCTTCGTTTGTTGTCATGATGCAGTTTATCTTTAACATCCTTATTAACCTATTGTATCCCATTACAACCGAAGCTATATCTGGTGGGCCAACCGGCGACCAGGATAAGGGACAGGCCGTTGTATTCATACTGTTTGGTTTAATTGGCTTGATTTGTTTCGTTCTGCAGTTCTTTTACTTGTATCCATATGATGCCAATCAGGACCATGAGAATGACCATGGCACTGAGCCCGTGGAACGTATTGCTTCTCCCGTTGATGTCCCCACGCCGCGGAACTAA
- a CDS encoding glucose transporter, whose amino-acid sequence MTERRDNVSHAPDAIEGPNDGAHAEDTSPGFFSFENLGVAQVQVVGGTLNGYVIGYVAVYLLLYLTATECKFTTEVACGGAKIYGCKWSGTTCKFENPKCSEGSDPSDSCKNEVAYTSVYSGIFACAMIVGSMVGSIIAGKCITTFGLKKSFIIVSITCTIACVVVQVAIEYNNYYALCTGRVLIGLGVGILCSVCPMYVNENAHPKLCKMDGVLFQVFTTLGIMLAAMLGLILDKTGASKEEANMAGRLHVFSAVPLGLSVAMFLVGMFLRESTATFSQDDDGKADGGMDPNEYGWGQMLWPLFMGAVTAGTLQLTGINAVMNYAPKITENLGMDPSLGNFLVMAWNFVTSLVAIPLASRFTMRQMFITCSFVASCMCLFLCGIPVFPGVAEEKVKNGVATTGIALFIAAFEFGVGSCFFVLAQDLFPPSFRPKGSSFVVMMQFIFNILINLLYPITTEAISGGPTGDQDKGQAVVFILFGLIGLICFVLQFFYLYPYDANQDHENDHGTEPVERIASPVDVPTPRN is encoded by the coding sequence ATGACTGAGCGTCGTGATAACGTTTCCCACGCACCTGATGCCATCGAGGGCCCAAACGATGGTGCTCACGCCGAGGACACATCACCGGGTTTCTTCTCATTCGAGAATCTTGGTGTGGCGCAAGTACAAGTCGTCGGAGGAACTCTGAACGGATATGTTATTGGGTATGTTGCTGTGTATTTGCTGCTGTACCTGACGGCAACTGAGTGCAAATTTACTACGGAGGTTGCATGTGGCGGAGCTAAGATATATGGGTGCAAATGGAGCGGCACGACATGCAAATTCGAGAATCCCAAATGTAGTGAAGGCTCCGATCCTTCCGATTCTTGCAAAAACGAGGTGGCCTACACGTCTGTTTACAGCGGTATCTTTGCCTGCGCCATGATCGTTGGTTCAATGGTTGGGTCGATTATAGCCGGGAAGTGCATCACTACGTTTGGACTGAAGAAATCATTTATCATTGTCTCAATCACTTGTACTATAGCTTGTGTTGTGGTGCAGGTAGCGATTGAGTACAATAATTACTACGCACTGTGCACTGGACGAGTGCTCATAGGTCTCGGCGTTGGTATTTTATGCTCTGTTTGCCCCATGTATGTGAATGAGAACGCACATCCCAAACTCTGCAAGATGGACGGTGTGTTGTTTCAGGTGTTCACAACACTTGGCATTATGCTTGCCGCGATGCTGGGTCTGATTTTGGACAAAACAGGAGCTAGTAAAGAAGAGGCAAACATGGCTGGGCGGTTACACGTTTTTTCAGCGGTACCGCTTGGATTGTCCGTCGCCATGTTCCTAGTGGGCATGTTCCTCCGCGAAAGCACTGCAACATTTTCCCAAGACGATGATGGTAAGGCTGATGGCGGAATGGACCCCAACGAGTATGGCTGGGGGCAGATGTTGTGGCCACTGTTCATGGGCGCTGTAACCGCTGGTACGCTGCAgctgactgggatcaacgcGGTAATGAACTATGCGCCGAAGATTACAGAGAACCTCGGAATGGATCCATCACTTGGCAACTTTCTGGTTATGGCATGGAATTTTGTGACATCCCTTGTGGCTATTCCACTTGCGTCACGCTTTACGATGCGTCAAATGTTTATCACCTGTTCCTTTGTTGCGTCATGTATGTGCTTGTTCCTATGTGGAATCCCAGTGTTCCCCGGTGTTGCTGAAGAAAAGGTGAAGAATGGTGTGGCAACTACTGGTATCGCCCTGTTCATAGCTGCATTTGAGTTTGGTGTTGGGTCGTGCTTCTTCGTGCTTGCACAGGACCTTTTCCCACCATCATTCCGACCTAAGGGCTCTTCGTTTGTTGTCATGATGCAGTTTATCTTTAACATCCTTATTAACCTATTGTATCCCATTACAACCGAAGCTATATCTGGTGGGCCAACCGGCGACCAGGATAAGGGACAGGCCGTTGTATTCATACTGTTTGGTTTAATTGGCTTGATTTGTTTCGTTCTGCAGTTCTTTTACTTGTATCCATATGATGCCAATCAGGACCATGAGAATGACCATGGCACTGAGCCCGTGGAACGTATTGCTTCTCCCGTTGATGTCCCCACGCCGCGGAACTAA
- a CDS encoding chaperone protein DnaJ, which translates to MGIDYYKVLGVSRDASPSDIKKAYHQLALKYHPDKASGNREEAERLFKEVAEAYDVLSDEKKKKIYDSYGEEGLKGGVPDGSSGGPGGAGFHGFSSGGGTYNFSNRDAFKVFESFFGSNDPFAGGDMFGGGPGLHRVFRGFGGPHGFMSGFGSPEMSPAHEVPPLEYTFSCTLEEIYSGCTKKFNVLRPLPTGEEKKLFEVAVLPGYKKGTKVRFVGEGGIVQGYPPNVMADLVFVLDEKPHPRFKRDGADVLTTVQINLKQALLGTTISVLCLDGTTQSLPLTGVSKNGRKLRVSGKGLPNRKTKQNGDMYVTIEVVMPTSLNEATKRLVEKCEF; encoded by the coding sequence ATGGGTATTGACTACTACAAGGTGCTCGGTGTGTCGAGGGACGCCTCGCCAAGCGATATTAAGAAGGCGTATCATCAACTTGCGTTGAAGTACCATCCAGACAAAGCCAGTGGGAATCGGGAGGAGGCGGAGCGGCTGTTCAAAGAAGTGGCTGAGGCGTATGATGTGTTGAGcgacgaaaagaagaaaaaaatttatgaCTCTTACGGTGAAGAGGGTCTTAAGGGCGGGGTGCCCGATGGCAGTAGTGGCGGCCCTGGAGGTGCTGGATTCCATGGCTTTTCCTCTGGTGGTGGGACGTATAACTTTTCGAATAGGGACGCATTTAAAGTGTTTGAGTCTTTTTTCGGGAGCAATGATCCATTTGCTGGAGGTGACATGTTTGGTGGAGGTCCCGGACTACATCGTGTGTTTCGCGGATTTGGCGGACCGCACGGCTTTATGTCGGGTTTTGGCTCTCCGGAGATGTCGCCCGCGCACGAGGTTCCGCCGCTTGAGTACACTTTTTCGTGCACGCTGGAGGAGATTTACTCGGGCTGCACGAAGAAGTTCAACGTTTTGCGACCGCTGCCCACAGGGGAGGAGAAGAAGTTGTTTGAGGTGGCTGTACTTCCAGGATATAAGAAGGGTACAAAGGTGCGTTTCGTTGGCGAGGGTGGCATTGTTCAGGGCTATCCGCCGAATGTCATGGCAGACTTGGTGTTTGTGCTCGATGAAAAGCCGCATCCGCGGTTCAAGCGGGATGGCGCGGACGTTCTCACAACTGTCCAGATTAACTTGAAGCAAGCTTTACTGGGAACGACAATCAGTGTGCTCTGCCTTGATGGGACTACTCAATCGCTTCCGTTGACTGGGGTGAGCAAAAACGGTCGAAAGCTCCGTGTAAGTGGGAAGGGACTCCCCAATCGCAAGACGAAGCAAAATGGTGACATGTATGTTACCATTGAGGTGGTCATGCCTACGTCACTGAATGAGGCTACGAAGCGATTGGTTGAAAAATGTGAATTTTAG
- a CDS encoding ADP-ribosylation factor 3, putative — MGLLEFLLKIRPFSRRTRRILMLGLDNAGKTRLLRRICEEEVSDTFPTQGFNIQNITADELKFVVWDVGGQKSLRSYWRHYFDHTDALVFVIDSADMERIEEARTELHYILEEEKLVGVPLLLFANKQDIPEAASQEEVMSSLNLRDTINRPWHIELCSAETGEGLSSGLSWVVDTLKKRRPSLRPDGQV, encoded by the coding sequence ATGGGCCTGTTGGAGTTCCTTCTCAAGATCCGACCCTTTTCGCGCCGAACGCGTCGGATCCTGATGCTCGGCCTTGACAACGCCGGTAAGACGCGTCTTTTGAGGAGGATATGTGAAGAGGAAGTATCCGACACTTTCCCAACGCAGGGGTTTAACATTCAAAACATCACCGCAGATGAGTTGAAATTTGTTGTGTGGGACGTTGGAGGTCAGAAGTCTCTCCGATCTTACTGGCGGCACTACTTTGACCATACTGATGCGCTCGTGTTCGTTATTGATTCTGCTGATATGGAGAGGATAGAGGAAGCAAGGACGGAGCTTCACTATATTttagaggaggaaaagttaGTAGGTGTGCCGCTTCTGCTGTTTGCGAACAAGCAAGACATCCCAGAAGCGGCGTCGCAGGAGGAGGTTATGTCATCACTCAACCTGCGTGACACAATTAATCGCCCATGGCACATCGAGCTCTGCTCGGCTGAGACAGGGGAGGGGTTGAGCTCCGGCTTGTCGTGGGTGGTAGACACCCTGAAAAAGAGACGCCCATCGTTAAGGCCAGACGGCCAAGTATAA
- a CDS encoding flagellum transition zone component, which yields MQSGVGNITTPTSPQQLVVEAPAELLETCGVQYPAAADVNEGEVVDSKALSAAPGERDVLGCGPTLLSLLYSTQKKDEVGHRAVTPMLWECNGAQERCHSSKRDFTTCVKARKSPPPGSATGSGTGAIRDVLRPYRESHSKRFRAKVVDCRAALSVDDQIITLKNENAKYKAQLLTKDVQLKELEAALRAFRAPRVPVPSGVTEPAEVGGCYNGTDTEVARLTRENGEVWRRLQQSHAQLAVWKRDARVSKLQELKMELAVYQAEVARLAAEVPSSGGAGGAQNHPARSKLQREAETSRAKDLFIAELKERASENATALRKCMDDAMRTKSTLEQVREENELISKELCLFRKTALALTRVQEELRATQCELAEARERLQAFEQMMHTVGGPEEVKAVVKERDALLTLLKQHNAREAAYHQEFFTRQREMKESMERCLQEAVQQERALAQDREMQLRRSCLMWKERCERLLPDKLFEQGRLIEGGGTVVEDEEQQTELHQLPKKIVTPFMDNSQRQRLLTKHIDDVLIVRQVSSTSTPASSSTTLSPVSGLSKLSITDTTQSQSSSHGMQISHPGNEDASSPVKGNVMSSQKGSSGDAPVPPTERTDPDGGAVSYPASSAVISAERTSLVENSKGDIVTSISTEEGAVQLPRGLMTAGVDSSDDSGSELSDLAVGIEEGKTPSFRLHGNSDGQLIPEVVSRMPLTLRTVSSDGVAAVLTVASPPPRVSVPPAPVPRESAGSIASSENKLSDVNVAVPPPRVSVPPAPVPRESAGSIASSENELSDVNVAVPPPRVSVPPAPVPRESAGSIASSENELSDVNVAVPPPRVSVPPAPVPRESAGSIASSENELSDVNVAVPPPRVSVPPAPVPRESAGSIASSENKLSDVNVAVPPPRVSVPPAPVPRESAGSIASSENELSDVNVAVPPPRVSVPPAPVPRESAGSIASSENKLSDVNVAVPPPRVSVPPAPVPRESAGSIASSENKLSDVNVAVPPPRVSVPPAPVPRESAGSIASSENELSDVNVAVPPPRVSVPPAPVPRESAGSIASSENELSDVNVAVPPPRVSVPPAPVPRESAGSIASSENKLSDVNVAVPPPRVSVPPAPVPRESAGSIASSENKLSDVNVAVPPPRVSVPPAPVPRESAGSIASSENKLSDVNVAVPPPRVSVPPAPVPRESAGSIASSENELSDVNVAVPPPRVSVPPAPVPRESAGSIASSENELSDVNVAVPPPRVSVPPAPVPRESAGSIASSENKLSDVNVAVPPPRVSVPPAPVP from the coding sequence ATGCAAAGTGGTGTGGGTAACATTACAACTCCCACGTCGCCGCAACAACTTGTTGTAGAAGCTCCTGCTGAACTCCTGGAAACCTGTGGAGTGCAGTATCCTGCGGCGGCTGATGTGAATGAGGGCGAGGTTGTGGATTCCAAAGCCCTTTCTGCAGCCCCCGGGGAACGTGACGTCTTGGGATGTGGACCCACACTGCTGTCACTTTTATACAGCACCCAAAAGAAGGACGAAGTAGGGCATCGCGCAGTAACGCCAATGTTGTGGGAGTGCAACGGAGCTCAAGAAAGATGCCACTCATCGAAACGGGACTTTACAACATGTGTGAAGGCGCGGAAGTCCCCTCCTCCGGGCTCTGCAACGGGGTCTGGAACTGGGGCCATTAGGGATGTTCTCAGACCGTATAGAGAGTCACACAGTAAACGGTTTCGTGCGAAGGTAGTGGATTGCCGCGCGGCTCTTTCAGTAGACGACCAAATCATCACCCTCAAAAACGAGAACGCTAAATATAAGGCTCAGTTACTCACCAAAGATGTGCAGCTGAAGGAGCTTGAGGCAGCACTTCGTGCGTTTCGAGCGCCGAGGGTTCCGGTTCCCTCGGGCGTGACAGAACCTGCTGAAGTAGGGGGGTGTTATAATGGCACGGACACTGAGGTGGCGCGTCTTACCAGAGAAAATGGTGAGGTGTGGAGGCGGCTGCAGCAATCACATGCCCAGTTGGCAGTCTGGAAAAGGGATGCACGGGTTTCGAAGTTGCAGGAGTTGAAGATGGAGTTGGCTGTTTATCAGGCCGAAGTGGCTCGCCTCGCGGCTGAGGTTCCATCTAGTGGCGGCGCTGGAGGTGCACAAAATCACCCAGCTAGGTCGAAGTTACAGAGAGAAGCGGAGACTTCACGGGCAAAGGATCTCTTTATCGCTGAGCTAAAGGAAAGAGCGTCTGAGAACGCTACAGCACTGCGAAAATGCATGGACGACGCTATGCGCACAAAAAGTACCCTTGAGCAGGTCCGGGAGGAGAATGAGTTGATATCTAAGGAGTTGTGCTTGTTCAGAAAAACGGCCTTAGCTCTGACACGGGTGCAGGAGGAACTGAGGGCCACCCAGTGTGAGCTGGCTGAGGCTCGAGAGCGGCTTCAAGCCTTCGAACAGATGATGCACACGGTGGGAGGTCCTGAGGAGGTAAAGGCTGTGGTTAAGGAACGTGATGCCCTTTTGACCCTGTTAAAGCAGCATAATGCACGCGAAGCGGCATATCACCAGGAGTTTTTCACCCGCCAGCGCGAAATGAAGGAGTCTATGGAGCGGTGCCTTCAGGAAGCTGTTCAACAAGAACGAGCACTGGCTCAGGATAGAGAGATGCAGCTTCGACGCTCTTGCTTGATGTGGAAAGAAAGGTGCGAGCGACTGCTTCCAGACAAGTTGTTCGAACAGGGACGTCTTATAGAGGGTGGTGGAACCGTTGTAGAAGATGAGGAACAGCAGACCGAGTTACACCAACTACCCAAGAAAATAGTAACCCCTTTCATGGATAATTCACAGAGGCAGCGGTTGCTTACAAAGCATATTGACGATGTTCTAATCGTCCGGCAAGTCTCGTCGACGAGCACGCCGGCCAGTTCGTCAACCACTCTCTCCCCCGTGTCGGGTCTCTCGAAATTGTCCATAACCGACACTACCCAGAGCCAAAGTAGCTCTCATGGCATGCAAATCAGCCACCCAGGGAACGAAGACGCATCTTCGCCTGTGAAGGGAAATGTAATGTCTTCACAGAAAGGGAGCTCTGGCGACGCTCCCGTTCCACCCACAGAGAGAACCGATCCCGACGGTGGCGCCGTTAGCTATCCAGCAAGCTCCGCCGTAATATCTGCAGAGCGGACTTCACTGGTTGAGAACAGCAAGGGCGATATCGTCACGTCGATTTCAACAGAGGAGGGTGCGGTTCAACTGCCTAGAGGACTGATGACCGCTGGTGTTGATTCTAGTGATGATTCAGGCAGCGAGTTGAGCGACCTTGCTGTGGGAATAGAGGAGGGCAAAACCCCATCATTTCGACTGCATGGCAATAGCGATGGGCAATTAATCCCTGAAGTTGTCTCCAGGATGCCCTTAACTCTGCGCACGGTGAGCAGCGATGGCGTAGCTGCAGTTCTTACAGTTGCTTCACCACCTCCAAGAGTTTCTGTGCCACCGGCACCTGTCCCACGAGAATCTGCAGGATCTATTGCTTCATCTGAGAATAAACTCTctgatgtgaatgttgcCGTGCCACCTCCAAGAGTTTCTGTGCCACCGGCACCTGTCCCACGAGAATCTGCAGGATCTATTGCTTCATCTGAGAATGAGCTCTctgatgtgaatgttgcCGTGCCACCTCCGAGAGTTTCTGTGCCACCGGCACCTGTCCCACGAGAATCTGCAGGATCTATTGCTTCATCTGAGAATGAGCTCTctgatgtgaatgttgcCGTGCCACCTCCAAGAGTTTCTGTGCCACCGGCACCTGTCCCACGAGAATCTGCAGGATCTATTGCTTCATCTGAGAATGAGCTCTctgatgtgaatgttgcCGTGCCACCTCCGAGAGTTTCTGTGCCACCGGCACCTGTCCCACGAGAATCTGCAGGATCTATTGCTTCATCTGAGAATAAACTCTctgatgtgaatgttgcCGTGCCACCTCCAAGAGTTTCTGTGCCACCGGCACCTGTCCCACGAGAATCTGCAGGATCTATTGCTTCATCTGAGAATGAGCTCTctgatgtgaatgttgcCGTGCCACCTCCAAGAGTTTCTGTGCCACCGGCACCTGTCCCACGAGAATCTGCAGGATCTATTGCTTCATCTGAGAATAAACTCTctgatgtgaatgttgcCGTGCCACCTCCAAGAGTTTCTGTGCCACCGGCACCTGTCCCACGAGAATCTGCAGGATCTATTGCTTCATCTGAGAATAAACTCTctgatgtgaatgttgcCGTGCCACCTCCAAGAGTTTCTGTGCCACCGGCACCTGTCCCACGAGAATCTGCAGGATCTATTGCTTCATCTGAGAATGAGCTCTctgatgtgaatgttgcCGTGCCACCTCCAAGAGTTTCTGTGCCACCGGCACCTGTCCCACGAGAATCTGCAGGATCTATTGCTTCATCTGAGAATGAGCTCTctgatgtgaatgttgcCGTGCCACCTCCGAGAGTTTCTGTGCCACCGGCACCTGTCCCACGAGAATCTGCAGGATCTATTGCTTCATCTGAGAATAAACTCTctgatgtgaatgttgcCGTGCCACCTCCGAGAGTTTCTGTGCCACCGGCACCTGTCCCACGAGAATCTGCAGGATCTATTGCTTCATCTGAGAATAAACTCTctgatgtgaatgttgcCGTGCCACCTCCGAGAGTTTCTGTGCCACCGGCACCTGTCCCACGAGAATCTGCAGGATCTATTGCTTCATCTGAGAATAAACTCTctgatgtgaatgttgcCGTGCCACCTCCAAGAGTTTCTGTGCCACCGGCACCTGTCCCACGAGAATCTGCAGGATCTATTGCTTCATCTGAGAATGAGCTCTctgatgtgaatgttgcCGTGCCACCTCCAAGAGTTTCTGTGCCACCGGCACCTGTCCCACGAGAATCTGCAGGATCTATTGCTTCATCTGAGAATGAGCTCTctgatgtgaatgttgcCGTGCCACCTCCAAGAGTTTCTGTGCCACCGGCACCTGTCCCACGAGAATCTGCAGGATCTATTGCTTCATCTGAGAATAAACTCTctgatgtgaatgttgccgtgccacctccgagagtttctgtgccaccggcaccagtTCCGTGA